One Panicum virgatum strain AP13 chromosome 9K, P.virgatum_v5, whole genome shotgun sequence genomic region harbors:
- the LOC120651837 gene encoding histone H4 yields MSGRGKGGKGLGKGGAKRHRKVLRDNIQGITKPAIRRLARRGGVKRISGLIYEETRGVLKIFLENVIRDAVTYTEHARRKTVTAMDVVYALKRQGRTLYGFGG; encoded by the coding sequence ATGTCGGGCCGCGGCAAGGGAGGCAAGGGCCTGGGCAAGGGCGGCGCCAAGCGGCACAGGAAGGTGCTCCGCGACAACATCCAGGGCATCACGAAGCCGGCGATCCGGCggctggcgaggaggggcggcgtgaaGCGCATCTCCGGGCTGATCTACGAGGAGACCCGCGGCGTGCTCAAGATCTTCCTCGAGAACGTCATCCGCGACGCCGTCACCTACACGGAGCACGCCCGCCGCAAGACCGTCACCGCCATGGACGTCGTCTACGCGCTCAAGCGCCAGGGCCGCACCCTCTACGGCTTCGGCGGCTGA
- the LOC120651836 gene encoding uncharacterized protein LOC120651836: MVSAAAQAGVVAACVVLFVPMGLAGWHLSRNKVLFFSGALFVSLAVGVHLSPYLPSVPHLLAASFFLPGPGAASSAADSSGSSCVPFLHRVSWSDAASAAAKGLGGGAARTWSWPPSLASACGFARLSRDDASLLLNGSWVMVAGDSQARLLVLALLRLLLDPAAAAAAEPELFRRHSDYRAAVPARGISVDFVWAPFESNLTRLLREDLRLAPRVPDVLVLGSGLWHMLHVTDAASYGDALASVAGAAKSLRSPLPVPPPHMFWLGLPHLVNHMLNTDAKRAHMNGTMLRAYDLEVDQRGLVRGDGGPFLLLDVGKLTQGCGQQCTADGMHYDGEVYDAVLHIMLNALVIESQQRI; encoded by the coding sequence ATGGTGTCGGCCGCGGCGCAGGCGGGCGTGGTCGCGGCGTGCGTCGTGCTGTTCGTGCCCATGGGGCTGGCGGGGTGGCACCTCAGCCGGAACAAGGTGCTCTTCTTCTCCGGCGCGCTCTTCGTCTCGCTCGCCGTCGGGGTCCACCTCTCCCCCTACCTCCCCTCTGTGccccacctcctcgccgcctccttcttcctccccggccccggcgccgcgTCCTCCGCAGCCGACTCCTCCGGGTCCTCCTGCGTCCCGTTCCTGCACCGCGTGTCGTGGTCtgacgccgcctccgccgccgccaaaggCTTGGGAGGTGGGGCCGCGCGGACGTGGTCGTGGCCGCCCTCGCTGGCGTCCGCCTGCGGGTTCGCGCGGCTGTCGCGCGACGACGCGTCGCTGCTGCTCAACGGGTCCTGGGTGATGGTGGCCGGGGACTCGCAGGCGCGGCTGCTCGTGCTCGCGCTGCTGCGCCTCCTGCTCgacccggccgcggcggcggcggccgaaccgGAGCTATTCCGCCGCCACAGCGACTACCGCGCCGCGGTGCCGGCTCGGGGCATCTCCGTGGACTTCGTCTGGGCGCCCTTCGAGAGCAACCTCACGCGGCTGCTCCGCGAGGATCTGCGCCTCGCGCCGCGCGTCCCCGATGTGCTAGTCCTCGGATCTGGGCTCTGGCACATGCTTCACGTCACGGACGCCGCGAGCTACGGCGATGCACTGGCGTCCGTAGCCGGTGCCGCAAAGTCGCTGCGCTCGCCGCTACCAGTACCACCACCGCATATGTTCTGGCTCGGCCTGCCACACCTAGTGAACCACATGCTCAACACAGACGCCAAGAGGGCACACATGAACGGCACCATGCTGCGCGCCTATGACCTCGAGGTCGATCAGAGGGGCCTCGTTCGTGGTGATGGCGGCCCATTCCTACTGCTTGATGTGGGGAAGCTCACACAGGGGTGTGGGCAGCAATGCACGGCCGATGGAATGCATTATGATGGCGAGGTGTATGACGCCGTGTTGCATATCATGCTCAATGCATTGGTGATTGAGTCACAACAAAGGATTTGA
- the LOC120651839 gene encoding uncharacterized protein LOC120651839, whose product MKLQLELQTAFIRATEPVKQGFSRLHSRPTSTPSTCPSTSNYLQRFCHSPFSRLRSPSGWPAWAVASGGGRFYGSSLPRLRFFPGDRVDPLPSVTEPLLAWAQEAHWSMGGLGVKRLRLQGRIEGSPRRSPRSDDGASDGDSDEEEAVVQERILKREVVDDDEDSDRSDQSEEEEDDESLATIATASKRKRARKLSDEFDRIAAQQELEKKQKAAAGARAAAGAVGGGGRRPALREPSDAGVAGGGGWPRGSPSSGRCGRGGSRERRWLEQGSKEMAGGAGCELRRRAGDSRWQKLLRAMGMDEADGSG is encoded by the coding sequence atGAAGCTGCAGCTGGAGCTGCAAACGGCTTTCATACGAGCGACGGAGCCAGTGAAACAAGGCTTCTCGCGACTTCATTCGAGGCCCACGTCCACACCCTCCACGTGCCCATCAACTTCCAATTATTTACAGCGATTTTGCCACTCCCCCTTTTCCCGTCTCAGGAGCCCAAGCGGATGGCCGGCGTGGGCCGTGGCAAGCGGCGGGGGCCGGTTCTACGGCAGCAGCCTCCCGCGGCTGCGCTTCTTCCCGGGCGACCGCGTCGACCCGCTGCCGTCCGTCACCGAGCCGCTCCTCGCCTGGGCGCAGGAGGCGCACTGGTCCATGGGCGGCCTCGGCGTCaagcgcctccgcctccagggCCGCATCGAGGGGTCGCCGCGTCGCTCGCCGCGCTCGGACGACGGAGCCAGCGACGGTGActccgacgaggaggaggccgtggTGCAAGAGCGGATCCTGaagcgggaggtcgtcgacgacgacgaggactcCGACAGGTCCGACcagtcggaggaggaggaggacgacgagtcCCTCGCCACCATCGCCACCGCGTCCAAGAGGAAGCGCGCGAGGAAGCTCAGCGACGAGTTCGACCGCATCGCCGCGCAGCAGGAGCTGGAGAAGAAGCAgaaggcggcggccggagctcgagcggcggcgggcgcggtcggtggcggtgggcggcggccggccctgcGGGAGCCATCGGATGCGGGTGtggcaggtggcggcggctggcccCGCGGGAGCCCAAGCAGCGGCAGGTGTGGGCGCGGTGGGAGTAGAGAGCGGCGGTGGTTGGAGCAAGGGAGCAAGGAGATGGCGGGCGGGGCCGGCTGCGAGCTGCGCAGGAGGGCGGGCGACAGCCGGTGGCAGAAGCTTCTCCGCGCGATGGGGATGGATGAGGCAGACGGTAGTGGAtaa
- the LOC120651838 gene encoding uncharacterized protein LOC120651838, whose translation MRRPRGTSDGDEDPGEEEEEEERRQAAPPSGKDGPGDALWRWRNKSLSEVVLSWSVDEILDKDLLRDKVLKIPETFSTMEHYMTSFFGPLLEEVRDDMCSSMEDISNAPYADLLYVNSMRNGKKGSFEISLGRWRGTSHGCGIDNYKPKTADVLLISETRPANQSDILRQSKSCVIVWVSKVKGNKMTVKASRMMETGAQGDERRQMGVNKYDKSYSEGSDESWDMLDQEAVASKSRYSSAHDIVRKERAKKCSGQHGQNETETHKSSRRWSFCAMFLTNMVTYDRVWVVLRRGLTMDSKIIHSMLGRNNYAPGRCKYCSNNSLDEIKGDLCNFKLNDSQLDAVASCILASECSHRSSVGLVWGPPGTGKTTTVAVMLQMLLTKEQRTLACAPTNMAVLQVASRLLELIGDFSARQHYSLGDIILFGNKDRLQVGKFLTKIYLDDRVQKLLSCFNRKNGWKHCVDSVITFLINCISRYRISVDIQGSSNACNLTFKKYFTSRFSALARELAGCIDTFYYHLPRGSLGKNFDRMMFAKSLVDKLQQLLSADDVSDETLFTIFKPADDLPDSSSSHDDLIDDAADDLHECDISSDSPLDIKTLCIKTLMALSKMRLPCEDSEPSIRDLCLKHAKLIFCTASSSYELFRLQSVKPISILVIDEAAQLKECESLVPLLLQGIEHALLIGDENQLSSLVKSKIAKDADFGRSLYQRLCAMGYSKHLLEVQYRMHPCISKFPNANFYDHRISDGPIVKQETYVKSYLPGPIFGAYSFIHIDNDMEMLDSLGQSSKNMAEVAAAANIVERLAKECSEKKQRTSVGVISPYTAQVIALQDRLGRKFEKHDFLSVTVKSIDGFQGGEEDIILISTVRSNKDGKVGFLSDAGRINVALTRAKYCLWILGNGTTLLASNSIWADLVRDSKRRGCFFDAFRDKDLAEAVMLVTKPEPWKQIEQRNDRANLGNGVLSWSSTCDVSVKNNAPRRWNELPLSVRTSSDQHSSLEGYRGWPKQHLGPQPHGRPYCEPVQGSFQTSNGRHAPRSARMEESHGQISVRGAWQHPRSYCNREYQNRTVYPESQNVVTYPYQGSSFQQRFHSYGVDRQFSSFQRQEPRGQIGSRDRGRPSCLQRGGRGGWREWYVYCRAEKPHSWVQNVASETGLCKRLAPEQRGTKRDWCEAESSDSPQQDNRKMRPECADQLPRQEYHGGSGELTYKLHAPEHGGVKTDGCKAEASSLPVQGDSKSTPERADQSHCTTWDSSSGAFSRELPVSEQEGVEIDLSEAETSDIPSQALNGSSEASHEPPIPEQRGMETDLCEVAALDAANQLQDGSSEAISQTDCSRVGRGQK comes from the exons ATGCGGCGCCCGCGCGGCAccagcgacggcgacgaggatcccggcgaggaggaggaggaggaggaacggCGCCAGGCTGCGCCCCCGTCGGGGAAGGACGGCCCCGGGGACGCGCTGTGGCGGTGGCGGAACAAGAGCCTCTCCGAGGTGGTGCTCTCGTGGTCCGTGGACGAAATCCTCGACAAGGACCTGCTCCGTGACAAG GTGTTGAAGATACCAGAGACATTTAGCACCATGGAGCATTACATGACATCGTTCTTCGGGCCACTTTTAGAAGAGGTCAGGGATGATATGTGTTCAAGCATGGAGGACATCTCTAATGCACCATATGCAGATCTGCTCTATGTTAATTCAATGAGGAACGGGAAGAAGGGATCATTCGAGATCAGTCTTGGCAGATGGAGGGGAACATCTCATGGTTGTGGGATCGATAACTATAAGCCGAAAACTGCAGATGTGCTGTTGATTTCAGAAACAAGACCGGCAAATCAATCTGATATTCTCAGACAGTCCAAATCATGTGTCATCGTGTGGGTCAGCAAGGTTAAGGGAAATAAGATGACAGTTAAGGCATCACGGATGATGGAGACTGGGGCACAAGGAGATGAACGGCGACAAATGGGTGTTAATAAATATGATAAGTCGTATTCTGAAGGTTCGGATGAGTCTTGGGATATGCTAGATCAAGAAGCAGTAGCTTCAAAATCTAGATACTCGTCTGCCCATGACATTGTCCGGAAAGAACGAGCCAAAAAGTGCAGTGGACAACATGGACAAAATGAGACAGAGACACACAAGTCATCAAGGCGATGGTCCTTCTGTGCAATGTTCCTAACTAATATGGTAACATATGACCGTGTTTGGGTTGTGCTTCGAAGAGGTTTGACAATGGATTCAAAAATCATCCATAGCATGTTGGGCAGAAACAATTAT GCTCCTGGACGTTGTAAATACTGCAGCAATAATTcacttgatgaaatcaagggcGATCTATGCAACTTTAAGCTGAATGACTCACAGCTTGATGCAGTAGCAAGTTGCATTTTGGCAAGTGAATGCAGTCACAGATCTTCTGTAGGGTTAGTTTGGGGCCCACCAGGCACAGGTAAAACTACAACAGTTGCAGTGATGCTACAAATGCTTCTGACGAAGGAACAAAGAACTCTTGCATGCGCTCCAACTAACATGGCTGTCCTGCAAGTAGCTTCTCGTCTTCTTGAGCTGATTGGGGACTTCTCTGCGAGACAACATTATTCATTAGGCGACATCATTTTATTTGGTAACAAGGACCGTTTGCAAGTTGGCAAGTTCTTGACAAAAATATATTTGGATGATCGTGTCCAGAAGTTGTTGAGCTGCTTCAACCGAAAAAATGGGTGGAAGCATTGTGTGGATTCTGTCATAACATTCCTAATAAATTGCATTTCTCGGTACAGAATATCTGTTGATATACAAGGAAGCAGCAATGCATGCAACCTTACCTTTAAGAAGTATTTTACAAGTAGATTTAGTGCTTTAGCCAGGGAATTGGCAGGATGCATCGATACATTCTATTACCATCTACCAAGGGGTTCCCTAGGCAAGAACTTTGATAGGATGATGTTCGCCAAAAGTTTGGTTGATAAATTGCAGCAGTTGCTGAGCGCAGATGATGTCTCTGATGAGACTCTTTTTACAATCTTCAAGCCTGCTGATGATCTTCCTGATTCTTCTAGTAGTCATGATGACCTAATAGATGACGCAGCTGATGATCTTCATGAATGTGATATTTCTTCAGATAGCCCTTTGGACATTAAAACCCTTTGCATAAAAACTCTTATGGCTCTTTCGAAGATGCGGCTTCCTTGTGAAGACAGTGAGCCTTCAATCCGGGACTTATGTTTGAAACATGCTAAGCTTATATTTTGCACTGCTTCTAGTTCATATGAGTTGTTCAGACTGCAAAGCGTGAAGCCTATAAGCATCTTAGTTATTGACGAGGCAGCTCAGCTAAAAGAATGTGAATCACTGGTTCCTCTATTGCTCCAAGGGATAGAACATGCTTTACTAATTGGGGATGAAAACCAGCTATCATCATTGGTAAAGAGCAAG ATTGCTAAAGATGCTGACTTTGGACGAAGCCTCTATCAGAGACTGTGTGCAATGGGTTACAGCAAGCACTTGCTGGAAGTACAATATAGAATGCACCCCTGCATCAGCAAATTTCCAAACGCCAACTTTTATGATCATCGGATTTCAGATGGTCCCATTGTAAAGCAGGAAACCTATGTCAAGAGTTATCTCCCTGGTCCTATTTTTGGAGCTTATTCGTTCATTCATATTGACAATGACATGGAGATGCTTGATAGCCTTGGTCAGAGTTCCAAGAATATGGCTGAGGTTGCTGCAGCTGCCAATATAGTCGAAAGACTTGCAAAAG AATGCTCTGAGAAAAAGCAGAGGACGAGTGTTGGTGTAATATCTCCTTATACGGCCCAAGTAATCGCATTGCAAGATAgacttggaagaaagtttgagaAACATGACTTTCTATCTGTTACAGTAAAATCTATAGATGGATTTCAAGGTGGTGAGGAGGACATTATATTGATTTCAACAGTTCGGTCCAATAAAGATGGGAAAGTAGGTTTCCTATCTGATGCTGGGAGAATTAATGTGGCTTTGACAAGAGCAAA GTACTGCCTTTGGATCCTTGGAAACGGAACCACTTTACTGGCAAGCAATTCAATATGGGCTGATTTAGTCCGTGATTCAAAAAGACGTGGATGCTTCTTTGATGCTTTTCGGGATAAGGACTTAGCAGAGGCAGTCATGCTTGTAACTAAGCCTGAGCCATGGAAACAAATAGAACAG AGGAATGACCGCGCAAATCTTGGAAATGGAGTGCTGTCTTGGTCATCAACATGTGATGTGTCTGTCAAGAACAACGCACCAAGAAGATGGAATGAGCTTCCACTTTCAGTCAGAACTTCAAGTGACCAGCATAGTTCTTTGGAAGGGTATCGAGGATGGCCCAAGCAGCATCTTGGGCCCCAACCCCACGGCAGGCCGTATTGTGAGCCAGTGCAGGGTAGTTTTCAAACTAGTAATGGAAGGCATGCTCCTAGATCAGCCCGTATGGAAGAATCACATGGCCAAATTAGTGTTCGTGGTGCATGGCAGCATCCAAGAAGCTACTGCAACAGGGAGTATCAGAATAGGACTGTTTATCCAGAGTCCCAGAATGTGGTAACTTATCCGTACCAGGGCAGTTCTTTCCAACAAAGGTTCCATTCATATGGAGTTGACAGGCAATTCAGTAGTTTTCAACGACAAGAACCACGTGGTCAAATTGGCAGTCGAGACAGAGGAAGACCTTCCTGTCTTCAGAGGGGAGGTAGGGGAGGATGGCGTGAATGGTATGTTTACTGTCGGGCAGAAAAGCCTCACAGTTGGGTGCAAAATGTTGCTTCTGAAACTGGACTATGCAAACGGCTAGCTCCTGAGCAGCGAGGGACAAAGAGGGACTGGTGTGAAGCAGAATCATCAGATTCACCACAACAGGACAACAGAAAAATGAGACCTGAATGTGCGGATCAACTTCCTAGGCAGGAGTATCATGGAGGCTCTGGAGAGCTCACCTACAAACTGCATGCTCCAGAGCATGGAGGGGTGAAGACAGATGGGTGCAAAGCTGAAGCATCAAGTTTGCCGGTCCAGGGTGACTCAAAATCAACACCTGAAAGGGCAGATCAATCTCATTGTACTACGTGGGACAGCAGTTCTGGTGCCTTTTCTCGTGAACTTCCTGTTTCTGAGCAGGAAGGGGTGGAAATAGACTTGTCTGAAGCAGAAACATCAGATATACCATCTCAGGCTTTGAACGGCAGTTCTGAAGCATCTCATGAACCTCCTATTCCTGAGCAAAGAGGGATGGAAACAGACTTGTGTGAAGTAGCGGCATTGGATGCAGCAAATCAGCTCCAGGATGGCAGTTCTGAAGCAATTTCGCAGACTGATTGTTCCCGAGTAGGGAGGGGGCAGAAATAA